A region from the Mycolicibacterium phlei genome encodes:
- a CDS encoding Rieske 2Fe-2S domain-containing protein, which produces MSSDTAGIREIDTGTLPDRYARGWHCLGPVKNFLDGKPHGIEIFGTMLVVFADSKGDIKVLDGYCRHMGGNLAQGTIKGDEIACPFHDWRWGGDGKCKLVPYAKRTPRLARTRAWHTDVRGGLLFVWHDHEGNPPQPEVRIPEIPEAHSDEWTDWKWNSMLIENANCREIVDNVTDMAHFFYIHFGLPTYFKNVFEGHIASQYLHNVGRPDIADMGTTYGESHLDSEASYFGPSFMINWLHNSYGGYKAESILINCHYPVTQNSFVLQWGVIVEKPKGLDDATTERLADVMVEGVSKGFLQDVEIWKHKTRIENPLLVEEDGAVYQMRRWYQQFYVDVADVTPDMTDRFEMEVDTTAAVAKWNVEVEENLKRQAEEKERAEQSS; this is translated from the coding sequence GTGAGCAGCGACACCGCGGGAATTCGCGAGATCGACACCGGCACTCTGCCTGACCGGTACGCCCGGGGCTGGCACTGCCTGGGCCCGGTGAAGAACTTCCTCGACGGCAAGCCGCACGGCATCGAGATCTTCGGCACCATGCTGGTGGTCTTCGCCGACTCCAAGGGTGACATCAAGGTGCTCGACGGGTACTGCCGTCATATGGGCGGCAACCTCGCGCAGGGCACCATCAAGGGCGACGAGATCGCCTGCCCGTTCCACGACTGGCGGTGGGGCGGCGACGGCAAGTGCAAGCTGGTGCCCTACGCCAAGCGCACCCCGCGACTGGCCCGCACCCGCGCCTGGCACACCGATGTCCGCGGCGGCCTGCTGTTCGTCTGGCACGACCACGAGGGCAACCCGCCGCAGCCCGAGGTGCGCATCCCCGAGATCCCCGAGGCGCACAGCGACGAGTGGACCGACTGGAAGTGGAACTCGATGCTGATCGAGAACGCCAACTGCCGGGAGATCGTCGACAACGTCACCGACATGGCGCACTTCTTCTACATCCACTTCGGGCTGCCGACGTACTTCAAGAACGTCTTCGAGGGCCACATCGCCAGCCAGTACCTGCACAACGTGGGCCGGCCCGACATCGCCGACATGGGCACCACCTACGGTGAGTCGCATCTGGACTCGGAGGCCTCGTACTTCGGCCCGTCGTTCATGATCAACTGGCTGCACAACAGCTACGGCGGCTACAAGGCCGAGTCGATCCTGATCAACTGCCACTACCCCGTCACGCAGAACTCCTTCGTCCTGCAGTGGGGCGTCATCGTGGAGAAGCCCAAGGGCCTGGACGACGCGACCACCGAGCGGCTGGCCGACGTGATGGTCGAAGGCGTCAGCAAGGGCTTCCTGCAGGACGTCGAGATCTGGAAACACAAGACCCGCATCGAGAACCCGCTACTGGTCGAGGAGGACGGTGCGGTCTACCAGATGCGCCGCTGGTATCAGCAGTTCTACGTCGACGTCGCCGACGTCACCCCCGACATGACCGACCGCTTCGAGATGGAGGTCGACACCACCGCCGCGGTCGCGAA